Proteins encoded within one genomic window of Candidatus Syntrophocurvum alkaliphilum:
- a CDS encoding molybdopterin biosynthesis protein, translated as MKRNIYIKNTPYEAAIETFIKKLNEYEYFNVTSEEIDLLNAYGRITSEPVIAKQSVPHYPASAMDGIAVKAESTIGAHENNPVNLDKDVDYILADTGDYIPPEYDSVIMVEDVNFYDDIAQIIKPAVPWQHIRSIGEDLVANELILPSFNILGAYEIASILSASIQAVNVVKKPIVAIIPTGTELIERGYEEIPPGKIVDTNSKMLAYLSQEWGAETIIHPIVPDNKELIEKAVLKSTEKADLVIVCSGSSAGREDYTSVIVEELGELIIHGVAIKPGKPAILGIIDKKPIIGVPGYPVSANLVFNLFAKPLIYKKQGLFTPTPPELESLVSKKIASNMGVDEFINVNIAKVGNSYIAYPLNRGAGITSSLVKSDGLMQIAKESEGVNPSTPMKISINRDKNSIDNTIVSIGSHDICMDILWDLLQKNHNIRLASTNVGSMAGVMALMRKETHMAGIHLLDEETGKYNVKFLDKYLKDTKFLLVNLVKREQGLIVKKNNPLNINSINDLQDKKIRFINRQRGSGTRILLDYLLKQNYIDSANINGYNREEYTHLSVAAAVKNDTCDVGMGIYASAKAFNLDFIPLAEENYDLCILSDLMNKHYLEYLLEAISSNEFKNRVNSFGGYGVDITGNIIYQNNNK; from the coding sequence ATGAAAAGAAATATATACATAAAAAATACACCTTACGAGGCTGCTATTGAAACATTTATTAAAAAACTTAATGAATATGAATATTTTAATGTAACATCTGAAGAAATAGATTTGTTAAATGCTTATGGAAGAATTACAAGTGAACCTGTTATAGCAAAACAATCTGTACCACATTATCCAGCCTCTGCTATGGATGGTATAGCAGTAAAAGCTGAATCAACTATTGGTGCCCATGAAAATAATCCTGTCAATCTTGACAAAGATGTTGATTATATCCTAGCTGATACTGGTGATTATATACCACCTGAATATGATTCTGTAATTATGGTTGAAGATGTTAATTTTTATGATGATATTGCTCAAATAATAAAGCCAGCTGTTCCTTGGCAACATATTCGCTCTATAGGTGAAGATTTAGTTGCTAATGAACTAATTTTACCTAGTTTTAATATATTAGGCGCCTATGAAATAGCCTCTATTTTAAGTGCTAGTATACAAGCTGTAAACGTAGTTAAAAAACCAATTGTTGCTATAATTCCTACCGGCACAGAGCTAATTGAAAGGGGTTATGAAGAAATACCACCAGGTAAAATAGTTGATACAAATAGTAAAATGCTTGCTTATTTAAGCCAAGAATGGGGAGCTGAAACAATAATTCATCCTATTGTTCCCGATAATAAAGAACTTATAGAGAAAGCTGTTTTAAAGAGCACAGAAAAAGCAGATCTAGTTATTGTTTGTTCAGGCTCTTCAGCAGGTAGAGAGGATTATACTTCTGTAATTGTTGAAGAACTCGGAGAATTAATTATACATGGAGTTGCTATTAAGCCAGGGAAACCCGCAATACTTGGAATAATTGATAAAAAACCTATAATAGGAGTCCCCGGTTATCCCGTTTCGGCAAATCTAGTATTTAATCTTTTTGCCAAACCTCTTATATATAAGAAACAAGGCTTATTTACTCCTACCCCACCGGAATTAGAATCTCTTGTTTCAAAAAAAATTGCTTCAAATATGGGTGTTGATGAATTTATAAATGTTAATATAGCTAAGGTTGGTAATTCTTATATTGCTTATCCACTTAATAGAGGTGCAGGAATAACCTCTAGTTTAGTAAAATCTGATGGATTAATGCAAATTGCAAAAGAATCAGAAGGAGTAAATCCAAGTACCCCCATGAAAATTTCAATTAATAGAGATAAAAACAGTATAGATAATACTATAGTTAGTATAGGTAGCCACGATATTTGTATGGATATCCTCTGGGATCTTTTACAGAAAAATCACAATATTAGACTTGCTTCTACTAATGTTGGAAGTATGGCAGGAGTTATGGCTTTAATGAGAAAAGAAACTCATATGGCTGGTATACACTTATTAGATGAAGAAACTGGTAAATATAATGTGAAATTTTTAGATAAATATCTTAAAGATACAAAATTTCTTTTAGTAAACCTTGTAAAAAGAGAACAGGGATTGATTGTTAAAAAGAATAATCCATTAAATATAAACTCCATAAATGATTTACAAGATAAAAAAATACGGTTTATAAATAGACAGCGTGGATCTGGTACAAGGATTTTATTAGATTATTTATTAAAACAAAATTATATAGACAGCGCTAACATTAACGGTTATAATCGCGAAGAATATACCCACCTTTCAGTTGCAGCTGCAGTGAAAAATGATACCTGCGATGTAGGTATGGGCATATATGCAAGTGCAAAAGCATTTAACTTAGATTTCATCCCACTTGCAGAAGAAAACTATGATTTATGTATTTTATCTGATCTTATGAATAAGCATTATTTAGAGTATTTATTAGAAGCTATTTCTAGTAATGAGTTTAAAAACCGAGTTAATAGTTTTGGTGGATATGGTGTAGATATAACTGGCAATATTATTTATCAAAATAACAATAAATAA
- a CDS encoding molybdopterin molybdotransferase MoeA — protein sequence MGEFLKVVNYKDAIKLIKDNLPLKKTKTVTLLDSLNHVLAQDVVSTEDIPAFNRSTVDGYAVKAEDTYGGSESSPQFLDFKGSLQIDQESVIKINSNECLWIPTGGMLPVGADAVVMVEYTEKLGDDTVLIFKPVSPSENVIQKGEDVNKKQTIFTSGINIKPQDIGVLASVGITSLQVYEKYKIGIISTGDEIVPIEQKPELGQIRDINSYTIASALKKIGNTLRLYPIAKDDYNELKLSIEKALSENDLLIMSGGSSVGTMDLTLDVLLSFEEAQMLFHGVAVKPGKPTMVVKIGDKIVIGLPGHPVSALMMLYILCLPILGVSSINTIEAVIDINLPSQAGRDDFIPVKLIQTESGTTATPLIGKSGLMTLLSNADGYIHIEAEQQGVIKGELVKVYKFN from the coding sequence ATGGGTGAATTTTTAAAAGTAGTTAATTATAAAGATGCAATAAAATTAATAAAAGACAATCTACCACTTAAAAAAACTAAGACAGTAACCTTGCTTGATTCATTAAATCATGTTTTAGCACAGGATGTAGTTAGTACGGAAGATATTCCGGCATTTAATAGGTCTACTGTAGATGGATATGCTGTAAAAGCAGAAGATACATATGGAGGAAGTGAATCTTCTCCACAATTCTTAGATTTTAAAGGTAGTTTACAGATTGACCAGGAAAGTGTTATCAAAATCAATAGTAATGAGTGTCTTTGGATACCTACAGGTGGCATGCTACCTGTAGGGGCTGATGCAGTTGTCATGGTTGAATATACAGAAAAATTAGGAGACGATACTGTATTAATATTTAAACCGGTTAGCCCATCAGAAAATGTAATACAAAAAGGTGAAGATGTAAACAAAAAGCAAACTATATTTACATCAGGCATAAATATAAAACCCCAAGATATAGGAGTTTTAGCCTCAGTAGGTATTACAAGCTTACAAGTATACGAAAAATATAAAATTGGAATTATTTCTACAGGAGATGAAATAGTTCCTATAGAACAAAAGCCAGAATTAGGACAGATAAGAGATATTAATTCCTACACTATTGCGTCAGCTTTAAAAAAGATTGGCAACACACTTAGACTTTATCCAATTGCAAAAGATGATTATAATGAATTAAAATTATCAATAGAAAAAGCTTTATCAGAAAATGACTTATTAATAATGTCTGGTGGAAGTTCAGTAGGTACTATGGATTTAACACTTGATGTATTACTTTCTTTTGAAGAAGCACAAATGTTGTTTCATGGAGTTGCAGTAAAACCAGGTAAACCTACCATGGTTGTAAAAATTGGTGATAAGATTGTTATTGGTTTACCAGGTCACCCAGTATCTGCTTTGATGATGCTTTATATCCTTTGTTTACCTATACTGGGAGTATCATCAATAAATACTATAGAAGCAGTTATAGATATAAATTTACCATCACAAGCAGGAAGAGATGATTTTATACCAGTAAAGCTAATTCAAACAGAAAGTGGTACAACAGCAACCCCTTTAATAGGGAAATCTGGTTTAATGACTTTACTTTCTAATGCAGATGGATATATACATATTGAAGCTGAGCAGCAAGGAGTGATAAAAGGGGAGTTAGTCAAGGTTTATAAATTTAATTAA
- a CDS encoding branched-chain amino acid aminotransferase, whose product MQANFKVEKNNMPKQKPDEKSLGFGQYFTDHMFVMDYTEGKGWHDPRIVPYGDIALDPATMVLHYGQAIFEGLKAYKSDEGKILLFRPEKNMERVNISNERLCIPPIDVDLTVEAIKAIVEMDSDWVPSAEDTSLYIRPFIISTDPFLGVRPSFTYKFMIILSPVGAYYPEGINPVKIYVENNYVRAVKGGVGYAKTPGNYAASLKAQMEAQAKGYTQVLWLDGLEKRYIEEVGTMNVFFKIDGEVITPTLEDGSILGGITRESTIQLLRHWGVKVTERRISIEEIYQAHEDQKLEEAFGTGTAAVISPIGELNWNEKIIKINDGKTGELSKKIYETITGIQYGKVKDEFGWIQEV is encoded by the coding sequence ATGCAGGCTAATTTTAAAGTTGAAAAAAATAATATGCCAAAGCAAAAACCGGATGAAAAGAGTCTAGGTTTTGGACAATATTTTACAGATCATATGTTTGTTATGGATTATACTGAAGGTAAAGGATGGCATGATCCAAGAATTGTACCATACGGAGATATTGCATTAGATCCAGCAACTATGGTTCTACACTATGGACAAGCTATATTTGAAGGTTTAAAAGCGTATAAATCAGATGAAGGAAAAATATTACTATTTAGACCTGAAAAAAACATGGAAAGAGTAAATATTTCTAATGAACGTTTATGTATCCCTCCTATAGATGTTGACTTAACTGTGGAAGCAATTAAAGCGATAGTTGAAATGGACAGTGATTGGGTTCCATCAGCAGAAGATACATCACTGTACATAAGACCATTTATAATTTCTACAGATCCATTTTTGGGGGTAAGACCATCATTTACTTATAAATTTATGATTATACTATCTCCAGTAGGTGCTTATTATCCAGAAGGAATCAACCCTGTTAAAATATATGTAGAAAACAACTATGTAAGAGCGGTAAAAGGTGGAGTTGGTTATGCTAAAACTCCTGGTAACTATGCTGCTAGCTTAAAAGCCCAAATGGAAGCACAAGCTAAAGGTTATACTCAAGTTTTATGGTTAGATGGTCTGGAGAAAAGGTATATAGAAGAAGTTGGTACAATGAATGTATTTTTCAAGATAGATGGTGAGGTAATAACTCCAACATTAGAAGATGGCAGTATACTTGGTGGAATCACTCGTGAATCTACAATTCAACTTCTTAGACATTGGGGAGTAAAAGTAACCGAAAGACGTATAAGTATTGAAGAAATTTATCAAGCTCATGAAGATCAAAAACTTGAAGAAGCATTTGGCACAGGAACAGCTGCAGTAATATCTCCAATTGGAGAATTAAACTGGAATGAAAAAATAATAAAAATCAATGATGGTAAAACAGGAGAATTATCCAAAAAAATATATGAAACTATAACAGGTATTCAATACGGAAAAGTAAAAGATGAATTTGGTTGGATACAAGAAGTTTAA
- a CDS encoding MFS transporter — protein MINNFNIKSDNFRYYIMGMLFVIWLIIYFQRINVSILLVDPIFLTEMDLIGQNSKQGLLMTLFLISYSITNMIASPIGDWIGPRKGMIIALSLASISLLFGGLATGIMGILVARVLLGVGQGIYFPNQSIIIRNWFPPIERGKANAIYAVGGCVGPIIAMPFFVFIVTQYNWQASFYIIAILSFMTLIPLLFNMVSDNPIISKFSTEKEKEFIIREQNDIKVTNKESRFILFKNLLSSLDYWLVCVSFICFTTIWWGLLTWLPKYLVEVRLFDLEALGWVATLPYMLAAVTVILGGVLSDRVGKRAIFGIVAFTGAALSLLVALFVQSNIICLALLTLCGGFSMLYYAPVWALLQSLLPSNLVGTGSGVMNGICNLIGGASPFIIGFLIDLTTHYSIGFSYMVVFGFLGTITCTILLKRSH, from the coding sequence TTGATAAATAATTTTAATATTAAAAGTGATAATTTTAGATATTACATCATGGGGATGTTGTTTGTAATTTGGTTAATTATTTATTTTCAAAGAATAAATGTTAGTATATTGTTGGTTGATCCCATATTTTTAACCGAAATGGATTTAATAGGGCAAAACTCAAAACAAGGGTTATTAATGACTTTGTTTTTGATATCTTATTCTATTACAAACATGATTGCTTCACCTATAGGTGATTGGATTGGTCCTAGAAAAGGGATGATTATTGCACTATCATTGGCTTCAATTTCATTATTATTTGGTGGACTTGCAACAGGTATTATGGGGATATTAGTTGCACGTGTTTTGCTTGGTGTAGGGCAGGGTATTTATTTTCCTAACCAAAGTATAATAATACGTAACTGGTTTCCGCCTATAGAGCGCGGAAAAGCTAATGCTATTTATGCCGTTGGGGGTTGTGTTGGACCAATTATAGCAATGCCATTCTTTGTTTTTATAGTAACACAGTATAATTGGCAGGCTTCTTTTTACATTATAGCTATACTTAGTTTTATGACTTTAATACCATTATTATTTAATATGGTGTCTGATAACCCTATAATTAGTAAATTTTCAACAGAGAAAGAAAAGGAATTTATTATAAGAGAGCAAAATGACATTAAAGTGACAAATAAGGAATCACGTTTTATATTATTTAAAAATCTATTAAGTTCATTAGATTATTGGTTGGTATGTGTTTCATTTATCTGTTTTACAACAATCTGGTGGGGGTTACTAACTTGGCTTCCTAAATATTTAGTAGAGGTAAGATTATTTGATTTAGAAGCATTAGGTTGGGTAGCAACTTTACCATATATGCTTGCTGCTGTAACTGTGATATTAGGAGGAGTATTATCCGACCGGGTAGGAAAAAGAGCTATTTTCGGAATAGTTGCATTTACAGGTGCTGCACTTTCACTTTTAGTAGCACTTTTTGTTCAAAGCAATATAATTTGTCTTGCTTTATTAACCCTTTGTGGAGGCTTTAGTATGCTCTATTATGCTCCTGTATGGGCTCTTTTGCAATCACTATTACCTTCTAACTTAGTTGGAACAGGCTCAGGGGTTATGAATGGTATTTGCAACTTAATTGGGGGAGCTTCTCCATTTATTATCGGATTTTTAATTGATTTAACCACTCATTATTCTATAGGATTTTCATATATGGTTGTTTTTGGTTTCTTAGGTACGATTACTTGTACTATCTTATTAAAACGGTCTCATTAA
- the recJ gene encoding single-stranded-DNA-specific exonuclease RecJ produces MNFEHIWNLRKNNRDAAESLSKKLNISSTLASLLIHRGITKEKDAQMFLYGTIENLSDPLLLSGIQEAVKRIENAIRNKEKVVIYGDYDVDGVCSIVLLKECFRLLGHEVDYYVPNRFTEGYGLNIEAIRHLNDQKYELIITVDCGISSLQEVELANELGIDVIITDHHTPSEILPEALSIINPKLDNEQKEVVDLAGVGVAYYLARALCKNKVSDEELYRWLDLVALATVADIVPLLRDNRLLVKAGLNVMQDTNRVGLKALIDKCGLTDKVLTSWHIGFILAPRLNSAGRLENAKTSIELLLCDDYEKAKFIADNLCTMNNNRKTIEEQIYKEAVFRINNNVDLENEPAIILADDNWHHGVLGIVASRLVDRFNLPTILISWEGEEGKGSGRSVNNINLHSSLAMCSEHLEKYGGHKMAVGLSIKKVKFNVFKQKIYSIIDESRSEDQKYKTIDIDAELNTEQITPQLIDEIRLLEPFGEKNSFPIFVLRNTEVYDQDLVGKNKEHIKFKIGLNKVDGIGFYKAEFHSLPTHLTTVDIVGELNENEFRGNKNIQIKVLDMKSSYIPDGFNYTKVNQIIENTVNEIDNGSPVLYVYPTYRSLLKHKHLWKNYLRSNKLIELHGNTTYYSRKRTEEQLVNEEPKVFLTTTAYLEYYLKKRQLPSVLKYLVFIWQKVDLDKWLNLQKRYKIDTIDFPLANFSWQPKKPLIEPTNYTIIYANRSNTISKIKEKFKNVNIEAGVKENLKRKVIRQRFISSQPSILLVDGSYTDKTIETKNIKEIFLANAPFGEYELMSVADQMCATSEMEVVVLFSDNEVNLNKNYLNRKYPNHDLVKNALSYFKYRSDLLINEDKDSLAQKMANYMKCDFTVFDLIPILNILMDLGLCHVEKNGSIISIKFFKSVEAVLNLYDSPYYLEGIAEKEAFCKFEKVLNNVIKWCD; encoded by the coding sequence ATGAATTTTGAACATATTTGGAATTTAAGAAAAAATAATCGAGATGCTGCAGAAAGCTTAAGCAAAAAACTAAATATTTCATCTACTTTAGCATCATTATTAATTCATAGAGGAATAACAAAAGAAAAAGATGCACAAATGTTTTTATATGGAACCATTGAAAACTTATCAGATCCATTATTATTAAGTGGAATACAAGAAGCAGTAAAAAGAATTGAAAATGCAATAAGAAATAAAGAAAAAGTTGTTATTTATGGTGATTATGATGTTGATGGGGTTTGCAGTATAGTTTTACTCAAGGAATGTTTTAGGCTGTTAGGACATGAAGTGGACTATTATGTTCCTAATAGATTTACAGAAGGGTATGGTTTGAATATTGAAGCCATAAGACATTTAAATGATCAAAAATATGAGCTTATTATAACAGTTGATTGTGGGATTAGCTCTTTACAGGAAGTTGAACTAGCAAATGAATTAGGGATTGATGTTATTATTACAGATCATCACACCCCATCAGAAATACTTCCAGAGGCACTTAGTATAATAAACCCAAAATTAGATAATGAACAAAAAGAGGTGGTTGATTTAGCTGGAGTTGGAGTAGCTTATTATTTGGCTCGAGCACTATGTAAAAACAAGGTATCAGATGAAGAACTTTATAGGTGGCTTGATTTAGTTGCTTTAGCAACAGTTGCAGATATTGTTCCATTATTAAGAGATAATAGACTATTAGTAAAAGCCGGACTAAATGTTATGCAAGACACTAATAGAGTTGGCTTAAAAGCTTTAATTGATAAATGTGGACTTACAGATAAGGTGTTAACTAGTTGGCATATAGGTTTTATACTTGCACCTAGATTAAATTCTGCTGGTAGATTAGAAAATGCTAAAACAAGTATAGAATTGCTATTATGTGATGATTATGAAAAAGCAAAGTTCATAGCGGATAACCTATGTACTATGAATAATAATCGTAAGACCATTGAAGAGCAAATTTATAAAGAGGCAGTATTTCGTATAAATAATAATGTAGATTTAGAAAATGAACCTGCAATAATTTTAGCAGACGATAATTGGCATCATGGGGTTTTGGGCATTGTAGCTTCAAGACTTGTAGATCGCTTCAATCTTCCCACAATACTAATATCTTGGGAAGGAGAGGAAGGGAAAGGGTCTGGTAGAAGTGTAAATAATATAAACTTACATAGCTCACTGGCAATGTGCTCTGAACATTTGGAGAAGTATGGTGGCCATAAGATGGCTGTCGGCCTAAGTATTAAAAAAGTCAAATTTAATGTATTTAAACAAAAAATTTATTCTATTATCGATGAAAGTAGAAGTGAAGATCAAAAATATAAAACAATAGATATAGATGCAGAGTTAAATACAGAGCAAATTACACCCCAGCTTATAGATGAGATACGTTTACTTGAGCCTTTTGGTGAAAAAAATTCATTTCCTATATTTGTTCTAAGAAACACGGAAGTATATGATCAAGACTTAGTAGGTAAGAATAAGGAGCATATAAAATTTAAAATTGGTCTAAATAAAGTTGATGGAATTGGCTTTTATAAGGCTGAATTTCATAGTTTACCTACACACCTTACAACAGTAGATATTGTAGGTGAACTGAATGAAAATGAGTTTAGAGGTAATAAAAACATTCAAATAAAAGTTTTAGATATGAAAAGTAGTTATATACCTGATGGTTTTAATTATACCAAGGTAAACCAAATTATAGAAAATACAGTTAATGAAATTGATAATGGTAGTCCAGTTCTATATGTTTATCCTACATATAGAAGCTTATTAAAACATAAACATCTTTGGAAAAACTATTTACGTTCTAATAAATTAATTGAACTGCATGGTAATACTACATATTACTCTAGAAAGAGAACCGAAGAACAATTAGTTAATGAAGAACCAAAGGTTTTTTTAACTACTACAGCTTATTTAGAATATTATTTAAAAAAAAGACAACTACCTTCTGTTCTTAAATATTTAGTATTTATTTGGCAAAAGGTAGATTTGGATAAATGGCTTAACTTACAAAAAAGGTATAAAATTGATACTATAGATTTTCCTTTAGCCAATTTTTCATGGCAACCCAAAAAACCATTGATAGAACCAACAAATTATACAATAATTTATGCAAATAGAAGTAATACTATTAGTAAAATTAAGGAAAAATTTAAAAATGTAAATATTGAAGCTGGTGTGAAAGAAAACTTGAAAAGGAAAGTTATACGGCAACGGTTTATTTCATCCCAGCCAAGTATTCTTCTTGTAGACGGAAGTTATACCGATAAAACGATAGAAACTAAAAATATTAAAGAAATATTTTTAGCAAATGCACCTTTTGGTGAATATGAATTAATGTCAGTAGCTGATCAAATGTGTGCTACTTCTGAAATGGAAGTAGTCGTTTTGTTTTCAGATAATGAAGTTAACTTAAATAAAAACTATCTTAATCGAAAATATCCAAACCATGATCTTGTAAAAAATGCCTTAAGTTACTTTAAGTATCGTTCAGACTTATTAATTAATGAAGATAAAGATAGTTTAGCTCAAAAAATGGCTAACTACATGAAGTGTGATTTCACAGTATTTGATTTAATTCCAATACTTAACATATTAATGGATCTAGGGTTGTGTCATGTCGAAAAAAACGGTAGTATTATTTCAATAAAGTTTTTCAAATCTGTTGAAGCGGTTCTAAATCTGTACGATTCGCCATATTATCTTGAGGGTATAGCTGAAAAAGAAGCTTTTTGCAAATTTGAAAAAGTGTTAAATAATGTAATAAAATGGTGTGATTAA
- a CDS encoding RelA/SpoT family protein: MGPDLITEQVKKYDPSADLDLIDRAYNYAKMAHLGQTRISGEPYIIHPVEVALILTEIEMDTATICAALLHDVIEDTNITYLNLVNEFSDEIGLLVEGVTKLSKIKFKTKEDAQAENLRKMLIAMAKDIRVIVIKLADRLHNMRTLHHKEEHKQKEAALETMEIFAPLAHRIGIFKFKWELEDLSFQYLDPETYYKVAKRLKQKRKEREEYVNELINQIVEGLDQIGVEADIAGRPKNIYSIYKKMLKQNKDIDEIYDKVAIRVIVNSVRDCYGVLGIIHTMWKPLPGRFKDYIATPKSNMYQSLHTTLIGKGGEPFEVQIRTWDMHRTSEYGIAAHWRYKEGFSNKEKKFDEKLSWLRQIMEWQHEVKDTKEFMESLKIDLFDDTVFVFTPKGDVIELPKGSCPVDFAYRVHTEVGHKCIGARVNGRIVPLDSPLNNGDIVDIMTSKSSPGPTHDWLNFVKTSSAKSRIKQWFKREKRQENIIKGHDILENELKKKHLIPKEFMKEEQLLEVGTRFSFHTVDDLFAALGDGTITANQVINKLKDMFFHDKHMEDILEVPAFKSKVSRETNSIRIRGVDDVVMRLARCCNPLPGDKIIGYITRGRGVSVHRQDCPNMINYLKNEKDRIVDVEWANDVGVYTVELEVRAYDRHRLTTDVLNVFADMKIHINSVYSRVTKNNYAVMNFKLEIKDISHLQAVIQRIKKVRDVFEVKRVLPSEIRGE; encoded by the coding sequence ATGGGACCTGACTTAATAACTGAACAAGTGAAAAAGTATGATCCAAGTGCAGATCTTGATTTAATCGATAGAGCATATAATTATGCCAAAATGGCTCACTTAGGACAAACTAGGATTTCAGGTGAGCCATATATAATTCATCCGGTTGAGGTAGCTTTAATATTAACTGAAATTGAAATGGATACTGCTACAATATGTGCTGCATTACTTCACGATGTTATTGAAGACACCAATATTACTTATTTGAATTTGGTAAATGAATTTAGTGATGAAATAGGTTTGTTAGTAGAGGGAGTAACAAAATTAAGTAAGATAAAATTTAAAACCAAAGAAGATGCTCAAGCCGAAAACCTTAGAAAAATGCTAATTGCAATGGCTAAAGATATTCGTGTTATAGTTATAAAACTTGCGGATAGACTCCACAATATGAGAACACTTCATCATAAAGAAGAACATAAACAAAAAGAAGCTGCACTTGAGACAATGGAAATTTTTGCTCCATTAGCTCATAGAATTGGAATTTTTAAATTTAAATGGGAGCTTGAAGACTTATCATTTCAATATTTAGATCCTGAAACTTATTATAAAGTAGCAAAGCGGTTAAAACAAAAGAGGAAAGAAAGAGAAGAATATGTTAATGAACTTATTAATCAAATAGTAGAAGGTTTAGACCAAATAGGTGTTGAAGCAGATATAGCAGGTAGACCTAAAAATATCTATAGCATATATAAAAAAATGCTTAAACAAAATAAAGACATAGATGAGATTTATGATAAAGTAGCTATTCGTGTAATAGTTAATAGTGTGCGTGATTGTTATGGTGTACTAGGGATAATTCATACTATGTGGAAACCTCTTCCTGGTAGATTTAAAGATTATATAGCTACTCCTAAAAGCAATATGTATCAATCTTTACACACTACCCTTATAGGAAAGGGTGGTGAGCCATTTGAAGTTCAAATTCGCACATGGGATATGCACCGTACATCGGAGTATGGAATAGCAGCTCATTGGCGTTATAAAGAAGGGTTTAGTAATAAAGAAAAGAAATTTGATGAAAAATTATCTTGGTTAAGACAAATTATGGAATGGCAGCATGAAGTAAAAGATACAAAAGAATTTATGGAATCATTAAAAATAGACTTGTTTGATGATACGGTATTTGTTTTTACACCAAAAGGCGATGTTATAGAACTACCAAAAGGATCATGTCCAGTTGATTTTGCGTATCGTGTTCATACAGAGGTCGGACATAAATGTATAGGTGCTAGAGTTAATGGACGAATAGTACCGTTAGATTCACCTCTTAATAATGGTGACATTGTTGATATAATGACTTCAAAAAGTTCTCCTGGTCCTACTCATGACTGGTTAAATTTTGTCAAAACTTCTTCTGCAAAATCAAGAATCAAGCAGTGGTTTAAACGTGAAAAAAGACAAGAAAATATAATTAAAGGTCATGACATACTTGAAAATGAACTGAAAAAGAAACACTTAATACCTAAGGAGTTCATGAAAGAAGAACAACTTTTAGAAGTAGGCACAAGGTTTTCTTTCCATACGGTTGATGATTTATTTGCAGCTCTAGGTGATGGGACAATAACAGCTAATCAAGTTATTAATAAGTTAAAAGACATGTTTTTCCATGATAAGCATATGGAAGATATATTAGAGGTTCCAGCTTTTAAATCAAAAGTTAGTAGGGAAACTAATTCAATTCGGATTAGGGGTGTAGATGATGTAGTAATGAGACTTGCTCGTTGCTGCAATCCATTGCCTGGAGATAAAATTATAGGGTATATTACCAGAGGCAGAGGAGTATCTGTACACAGACAAGATTGTCCTAACATGATTAACTATTTGAAAAATGAAAAAGATAGAATAGTCGATGTAGAATGGGCAAATGACGTAGGGGTTTATACAGTAGAATTAGAAGTTAGAGCATATGATAGACATAGACTAACAACAGATGTTCTAAACGTATTTGCTGATATGAAAATTCATATTAACTCAGTTTATTCTAGGGTAACAAAGAATAACTATGCGGTAATGAACTTTAAGCTTGAAATTAAAGATATAAGCCATTTGCAGGCTGTTATTCAACGAATTAAAAAAGTAAGAGATGTTTTTGAAGTGAAAAGAGTCTTACCTAGTGAAATAAGAGGTGAATAA